From the Butyrivibrio fibrisolvens genome, one window contains:
- a CDS encoding extracellular solute-binding protein, translating to MKYKKLQAILLAASMTLSLAACSDSATNAGGDSQTSADGAGAEGSENATDGDVAGSSDLEGDLSDVIPEETVTLDVYDQLANYSGEQIGWFAQIMLDKFNVKLNIIPESDGVYDTRMESGNLGDIVIWGADGDDYVQAVNKGMLFDWEEDDILADYGPYILANMDKALEKNRGINADGKIYGFGHDVAYSAEDTQSVMYEWDLRFDLYQQIGAPEITDFDSLVDVLEKMQAACPTDDNGNKTYAASLFNDWDGDMVMFVKSTASAYYGYDEFGFGLYDSSTGDYHPALEENGPYLTALKFYNDLYQRGLLDPDSQTQGYDGMSEDYQNGTAFFNVFNFLGSALYNSDAHIAQGKMMYPVKPSNATPIIYGQNIYGSNRIWSIGASTEYPELCMAIINWLSTPEGRLTAEYGPKGTCWDYDENGGAYLTDLGLACKTDSSTTLTGDYSGTFDDGSFKMNNTTWALDSLNPDSALLETYNYKTWESYKAIDASDIEKSWIEWSGAQTPDEYIKSSDYILAPGTTYSAGTHSDELQVIWDQVATCIKDNSWKAIYAESDEEFDAIVADMIKQATEYGYDECVEFQQNEAQLRHAAEQEALAAN from the coding sequence ATGAAGTATAAGAAATTACAGGCAATTCTCTTGGCTGCTTCAATGACTCTGTCACTGGCTGCATGTTCTGATTCAGCTACAAACGCAGGCGGTGACTCACAGACAAGCGCCGACGGCGCAGGTGCAGAAGGCAGTGAAAATGCTACAGATGGTGATGTAGCCGGATCATCAGATCTTGAGGGGGATCTTTCAGATGTTATCCCGGAAGAGACAGTAACACTTGACGTTTATGATCAGCTTGCTAACTACTCAGGAGAGCAGATCGGATGGTTCGCACAGATTATGCTTGATAAGTTCAATGTCAAGCTTAACATAATCCCTGAATCAGACGGTGTCTATGATACACGTATGGAGTCAGGCAATCTTGGTGATATTGTGATCTGGGGCGCTGACGGAGACGATTATGTTCAGGCAGTAAATAAGGGAATGCTCTTTGACTGGGAAGAGGATGACATCCTCGCAGATTATGGTCCATACATCCTTGCCAATATGGACAAGGCTCTTGAGAAGAATCGCGGTATCAATGCAGATGGCAAAATCTATGGCTTTGGACATGACGTAGCATATTCTGCAGAGGATACACAGTCAGTCATGTATGAATGGGATCTTAGATTCGATCTGTATCAGCAGATCGGTGCTCCGGAGATAACAGATTTTGATTCTCTTGTAGATGTACTTGAGAAGATGCAGGCAGCATGCCCTACAGATGACAATGGCAACAAGACCTATGCTGCATCACTTTTCAATGACTGGGACGGCGATATGGTGATGTTCGTTAAGTCAACAGCATCAGCTTACTATGGCTATGATGAGTTTGGTTTCGGACTCTATGATTCTTCTACAGGTGATTATCATCCTGCACTTGAAGAAAACGGTCCATACCTTACAGCTCTTAAGTTCTACAATGACTTATATCAAAGAGGCCTTCTTGATCCTGATTCTCAGACACAGGGCTACGATGGAATGTCTGAAGACTATCAGAATGGTACAGCATTTTTTAACGTATTCAACTTCCTTGGCTCAGCACTCTATAACTCTGATGCTCATATAGCTCAGGGCAAGATGATGTATCCTGTAAAGCCTTCAAATGCAACACCGATCATCTATGGACAGAACATCTACGGATCTAACAGAATCTGGTCAATTGGTGCAAGTACTGAGTATCCTGAACTCTGCATGGCTATCATCAACTGGCTGTCTACTCCTGAGGGAAGACTTACTGCAGAGTACGGCCCTAAGGGAACATGCTGGGATTATGATGAGAACGGCGGAGCATATCTTACAGATCTTGGCCTTGCCTGCAAGACAGATTCTTCTACAACTCTTACAGGTGACTACAGCGGAACATTTGACGATGGTTCCTTCAAGATGAACAATACAACATGGGCACTTGATTCACTTAACCCTGACTCAGCTCTTTTAGAGACATACAATTACAAGACCTGGGAGAGTTACAAGGCAATAGATGCTTCTGATATAGAGAAGTCATGGATTGAATGGTCCGGAGCACAGACACCTGATGAGTATATCAAGAGTTCTGATTATATACTTGCACCAGGAACAACCTATTCTGCAGGTACACACTCTGATGAGCTTCAGGTAATCTGGGATCAGGTTGCTACATGCATCAAGGACAACTCATGGAAGGCTATCTATGCAGAGTCTGATGAAGAGTTTGATGCAATCGTTGCTGATATGATTAAGCAGGCTACAGAGTACGGTTATGATGAGTGCGTAGAGTTCCAGCAAAATGAAGCACAGCTTCGTCATGCTGCAGAACAGGAAGCTCTTGCAGCTAACTGA
- a CDS encoding extracellular solute-binding protein, with amino-acid sequence MRRKVLSVLILASALFLMSGCNSKSKYQEELTIDVFASEANSQGIQSGWFARCIHDRFNMNLNVISVNNNYNGAVLKDVRAASGYLGDIIFISAQNNALKDLVDAGLLLDMTPYIKDKDIMKYKDAIEKLNSGLDGIYAIPSSISTLPPDTPSDIIDSTYAPYLRWDIYSQVGSPKMDTLEDMLDVLEKMQEAYPTTQSGQKVYGFSLFDDWDNNMMTLAKQPCCFYGYDENGFVLSKADGSDYQSILDDDGLYLRSLKFYFEANRMGLVDPDSRNQDYGEVFSKYQDGAVLFSPWPFLGASAYNTDEHMAMGQGFMMADIGDMLIYEHGSSPDGVYSQVVCVGADVKDPQRMVDFVDYLYSDEGVYENQAAENGGSAGPEGVTWEMSDGAPRLTDYGIDVFYNQSSGVIPGDPNGYTYRDGVSILNYTAVQLSETAANGFPYSYLLWDSELSRTSTVLQDEWKEVMGADNTMDYLIKNDKIIVSPGCEYNEMEESAEIKEIREAVKRIVVQGSWDMVFASDIDEFEAIWDDMKRKCMSLGYEDVYSFDLENAMAKGKLKQEILEEKKE; translated from the coding sequence ATGAGAAGAAAAGTTTTATCTGTCCTAATACTGGCATCAGCTCTTTTTTTAATGTCAGGTTGTAATAGTAAAAGTAAATACCAGGAAGAATTAACAATAGATGTTTTTGCAAGCGAAGCAAACAGTCAGGGGATTCAGTCAGGATGGTTTGCCAGGTGTATACATGACAGATTCAATATGAATCTCAACGTCATATCTGTAAATAATAATTATAACGGTGCAGTTCTCAAGGATGTCCGGGCAGCATCAGGCTATCTTGGAGATATCATCTTCATATCAGCCCAGAACAATGCTCTTAAGGATCTTGTAGATGCGGGACTACTCCTTGATATGACTCCTTATATCAAGGATAAGGACATAATGAAATATAAGGATGCGATAGAGAAGCTCAACAGCGGCCTTGATGGCATATATGCTATTCCTTCAAGTATATCAACACTTCCTCCGGATACCCCTTCAGATATCATAGATTCTACATATGCTCCATATCTAAGATGGGATATATACTCTCAGGTAGGAAGCCCTAAGATGGACACTTTAGAAGATATGCTTGATGTTCTTGAGAAGATGCAAGAAGCATATCCTACAACACAGTCAGGACAGAAGGTGTACGGTTTTTCACTATTTGATGACTGGGACAATAACATGATGACTCTTGCCAAGCAGCCCTGCTGTTTTTATGGATATGATGAAAATGGATTTGTGCTTTCTAAAGCTGACGGAAGTGATTATCAGTCCATACTTGATGATGACGGATTATATTTAAGATCACTTAAATTTTATTTTGAAGCTAATAGAATGGGGCTTGTGGATCCTGATTCAAGGAATCAGGACTATGGCGAAGTTTTTAGTAAGTATCAGGATGGAGCAGTTCTTTTTAGTCCATGGCCATTCCTTGGCGCATCTGCTTACAATACTGATGAGCACATGGCTATGGGGCAGGGATTCATGATGGCTGATATAGGCGATATGCTTATATATGAGCATGGCAGCTCCCCTGACGGAGTATATAGTCAGGTTGTCTGCGTCGGCGCTGATGTCAAGGATCCTCAGAGAATGGTTGATTTTGTAGATTATCTGTACTCTGATGAAGGCGTCTATGAAAATCAGGCAGCAGAAAATGGCGGAAGTGCAGGCCCTGAAGGCGTTACCTGGGAGATGTCAGACGGAGCGCCAAGACTTACTGATTATGGAATTGATGTTTTTTATAATCAAAGCAGCGGCGTCATCCCCGGAGATCCCAATGGATATACCTATAGAGACGGAGTATCCATACTTAACTATACTGCAGTGCAGCTCTCGGAGACTGCAGCTAACGGATTCCCGTATTCATATCTTTTATGGGATAGTGAACTTTCAAGAACCTCAACAGTACTGCAGGATGAGTGGAAAGAGGTTATGGGCGCTGACAATACAATGGATTATCTTATAAAGAACGACAAGATTATAGTATCCCCGGGCTGTGAATATAACGAGATGGAAGAAAGCGCTGAGATCAAAGAGATAAGAGAAGCAGTAAAGCGTATCGTAGTCCAGGGATCCTGGGATATGGTATTTGCAAGTGACATAGATGAGTTTGAAGCTATATGGGATGACATGAAGAGAAAGTGCATGAGCCTTGGATATGAAGATGTATATAGTTTCGATCTTGAAAATGCCATGGCCAAGGGCAAACTCAAACAAGAGATACTGGAAGAAAAGAAAGAATAA